A genomic stretch from Anoplolepis gracilipes chromosome 16, ASM4749672v1, whole genome shotgun sequence includes:
- the LOC140674830 gene encoding uncharacterized protein: MIFQYRLNYKINSLPYTAIFAQASGFKTTWQLPTPGDSRNIRSVPDIHECAELVYESHGFDGRSCLLKNICQALQYTRQQGGVIGKILKLFARSYIDNDTWHEDPLFCERHSKNCPLELIGFNSFTES; the protein is encoded by the exons ATGATCTTTCAGTATCGGCTCAACTACAAAATAAACTCGCTCCCTTACACGGCGATCTTCGCGCAAGCGTCGGGCTTTAAGACGACATGGCAACTGCCCACCCCCGGTGACTCTCGCAACATCCGGTCTGTACCTGACATTCACGAGTGCGCCGAGCTCGTGTACGAAAG CCACGGTTTCGATGGACGTTCTTGCTTACTGAAAAATATCTGTCAAGCGTTACAATACACGAGACAGCAGGGCGGTGTTATAGGGAAGATTTTGAAGTTATTTGCAAG ATCGTACATTGATAATGACACTTGGCACGAAGACCCGCTGTTCTGTGAACGTCATTCAAAAAATTGTCCTCTAGAATTGATCGGATTTAATAGTTTTACAGAGAGCTAG
- the LOC140674575 gene encoding uncharacterized protein, giving the protein RMSDYRLSFLIGCLNWLILCTGSTIIDDNTTEIDVAPRILSRPKRYLIFPQGSNFQLVYCLTIGAYGRDGDLVLGLTAALAWELPNKVDSKISNLLHRTSRSVVYPKMEAFLQSTGLDGRSCVMRALCEAGQRDPSQVGTGSFVQELLHVIFTLPMDGSRFERSEDRAYDHAYQTSGNCEILYPTCRYSIYDMDF; this is encoded by the exons AGGATGTCAGATTACCGACTTTCCTTTCTTATCGGATGCTTAAATTGGTTGATTCTCTGCACCGGCTCAACAATCATTGATGACAACACAACAGAAATCGATGTCGCGCCTAGAATCTTGTCGCGACCTAAGAGGTACTTGATTTTTCCGCAGGGTAGTAATTTTcag TTAGTGTATTGTCTGACTATCGGAGCGTACGGCCGAGACGGTGATTTGGTGCTGGGACTGACAGCTGCCTTAGCTTGGGAACTTCCGAATAAGGTCGACTCAAAGATATCGAATTTGCTTCACCGTACAAGTCGTAGCGTCGTATATCCAAAAATGGAGGCTTTTTTGCAATC CACCGGTCTCGACGGTAGATCTTGCGTGATGAGGGCACTCTGCGAAGCGGGCCAGCGAGATCCCTCCCAAGTGGGTACAGGTTCCTTCGTTCAAGAACTTCTTCACGTAATTTTCAC ATTGCCTATGGACGGTAGCAGATTCGAACGATCGGAAGATCGGGCTTACGATCACGCATACCAAACGAGCGGAAACTGCGAGATACTGTATCCCACGTGTCGGTACTCCATTTATGACATGGACTTTTGA
- the LOC140674572 gene encoding uncharacterized protein isoform X2: MLINRFRHLVLLAILVPRFGEPTNLTTYPNDSLVRSEREAGINYLIFPQGSNVQLVYCLTVATYSKPQGIFVIGVTAGLAWELPHRNTVPYRKPAEVYHRRSRRELYRKVELMLKTQEKDGKACVLKAICKAARRKREDVGKGSFLEEILHATFT, encoded by the exons ATGCTGATCAATCGTTTCCGACACCTCGTTTTGCTCGCTATTCTCGTGCCACGCTTCGGAGAACCGACAAACTTGACAACGTACCCAAACGACTCTCTTGTAAGGTCCGAGAGGGAAGCTGgcattaattatctaatattccCTCAAGGCAGCAACGTTCAA CTCGTATACTGTTTAACTGTGGCCACGTACTCGAAGCCCCAAGGAATATTCGTCATCGGTGTCACTGCCGGGTTGGCGTGGGAACTACCCCATAGAAATACCGTGCCATACAGGAAGCCAGCCGAGGTTTATCATCGCCGAAGCAGAAGAGAGTTATACCGTAAAGTGGAGCTAATGCTAAAAAC CCAGGAGAAGGACGGCAAGGCCTGCGTCCTGAAGGCGATCTGCAAAGCAGCCAGACGTAAGCGCGAAGACGTAGGGAAAGGGAGTTTCCTGGAGGAGATCCTGCACGCCACATTTAC GTGA
- the LOC140674572 gene encoding uncharacterized protein isoform X1, with amino-acid sequence MLINRFRHLVLLAILVPRFGEPTNLTTYPNDSLVRSEREAGINYLIFPQGSNVQLVYCLTVATYSKPQGIFVIGVTAGLAWELPHRNTVPYRKPAEVYHRRSRRELYRKVELMLKTQEKDGKACVLKAICKAARRKREDVGKGSFLEEILHATFTLPGGHYDIDPMTEYERTYHLGENCDEMHAKCPDVF; translated from the exons ATGCTGATCAATCGTTTCCGACACCTCGTTTTGCTCGCTATTCTCGTGCCACGCTTCGGAGAACCGACAAACTTGACAACGTACCCAAACGACTCTCTTGTAAGGTCCGAGAGGGAAGCTGgcattaattatctaatattccCTCAAGGCAGCAACGTTCAA CTCGTATACTGTTTAACTGTGGCCACGTACTCGAAGCCCCAAGGAATATTCGTCATCGGTGTCACTGCCGGGTTGGCGTGGGAACTACCCCATAGAAATACCGTGCCATACAGGAAGCCAGCCGAGGTTTATCATCGCCGAAGCAGAAGAGAGTTATACCGTAAAGTGGAGCTAATGCTAAAAAC CCAGGAGAAGGACGGCAAGGCCTGCGTCCTGAAGGCGATCTGCAAAGCAGCCAGACGTAAGCGCGAAGACGTAGGGAAAGGGAGTTTCCTGGAGGAGATCCTGCACGCCACATTTAC TCTACCCGGAGGCCACTACGACATCGATCCGATGACCGAATACGAGCGAACTTATCACTTGGGTGAGAATTGCGACGAGATGCACGCCAAGTGTCCAGATGTCTTCTAA
- the LOC140674572 gene encoding uncharacterized protein isoform X3, with product MLINRFRHLVLLAILVPRFGEPTNLTTYPNDSLVRSEREAGINYLIFPQGSNVQLVYCLTVATYSKPQGIFVIGVTAGLAWELPHRNTVPYRKPAEVYHRRSRRELYRKVELMLKTQEKDGKACVLKAICKAARRKREDVGKGSFLEEILHATFT from the exons ATGCTGATCAATCGTTTCCGACACCTCGTTTTGCTCGCTATTCTCGTGCCACGCTTCGGAGAACCGACAAACTTGACAACGTACCCAAACGACTCTCTTGTAAGGTCCGAGAGGGAAGCTGgcattaattatctaatattccCTCAAGGCAGCAACGTTCAA CTCGTATACTGTTTAACTGTGGCCACGTACTCGAAGCCCCAAGGAATATTCGTCATCGGTGTCACTGCCGGGTTGGCGTGGGAACTACCCCATAGAAATACCGTGCCATACAGGAAGCCAGCCGAGGTTTATCATCGCCGAAGCAGAAGAGAGTTATACCGTAAAGTGGAGCTAATGCTAAAAAC CCAGGAGAAGGACGGCAAGGCCTGCGTCCTGAAGGCGATCTGCAAAGCAGCCAGACGTAAGCGCGAAGACGTAGGGAAAGGGAGTTTCCTGGAGGAGATCCTGCACGCCACATTTACGTAA
- the LOC140674738 gene encoding uncharacterized protein codes for MRAPWLVLILAEIPDSLSLLREAVCHRNDADLSATGQRSGETLSRRRRQLAFPKGSAFVITLSLLKAIQIPEPSNWNLDLEFDMIWPIPSQEDLRKTLIKRPSKLKRRHRRELYANLEMALNSQNLPGRLCILRAICEAETVLSPPGFSIIEDAIRIILRNFENANDHDCYDIAYQTKNDCEIVYPCPFSLLKLLLYNLYIEND; via the exons ATGAGAGCCCCGTGGCTCGTCCTGATCCTCGCCGAGATTCCGGACTCGTTGTCGCTCCTGCGGGAGGCGGTGTGTCACCGTAATGACGCCGACTTAAGTGCCACCGGTCAAAGGTCAGGGGAGACTTTATCCAGACGTAGACGGCAGCTCGCTTTTCCGAAGGGAAGCGCCTTCGTG ATAACCTTGAGCCTGCTGAAGGCTATTCAGATTCCTGAGCCTAGCAATTGGAATCTCGATCTGGAATTCGATATGATATGGCCCATACCTAGTCAGGAAGATTtaagaaaaactttaattaaaagaccGTCAAAGCTAAAACGACGACATAGACGCGAACTTTATGCCAATCTTGAAATGGCATTGAacag tcaaAACTTACCTGGACGATTATGTATTCTTCGCGCAATTTGCGAGGCGGAAACAGTGTTAAGTCCCCCAGGATTTTCAATTATCGAAGATGCTATACGAATTATTTTAAG aAATTTCGAGAATGCCAATGATCATGACTGTTATGATATTGCATATCAAACAAAAAATGATTGCGAGATTGTCTATCCTTGTCCATTttcattattgaaattattgttatataatttatatatagaaaatgattga